Proteins encoded in a region of the Halioglobus maricola genome:
- the gltX gene encoding glutamate--tRNA ligase, translating into MTVRTRVAPSPTGDPHVGTAYIALFNMCFARAHGGQFLLRIEDTDQTRSTPESEQAILDSLRWLGLDWDEGPDVGGELGPYRQSERMDIYGQYAQQLVDEGKAFLCYRTAAELNELREAKRAAGDSNALKPSELLLPEEEVARRKDAGEPYVIRMIVPEDAGTCAVDDMLRGTIELEWGMVDAQILLKSDGMPTYHLANVVDDHLMGITHVLRGEEWINSAPKHKLLYEYFGWDMPRLCHLPLLRNPDKSKLSKRKNPTSILYYQRMGFLPEALLNYLGRMGWSMPDESEKFSLQQMQDNFDVQRVSLGGPIFDVEKLSWLNGMWIREDLDQTQLAQRLVEWAFNEENLMKVLPHAQKRMETLSDFAPLASFLVSGTLPIDEESFAAIKGEREDVVKGLQFALWKMEALQQWNRDSIWNELKGVADALDVKVKDFLAPMFVAISGTSASFSVVDSMELLGADMSRARLRHAIAVLGGVSKKGMKRLEKEYQSL; encoded by the coding sequence ATGACTGTACGTACTCGCGTCGCCCCTTCACCCACCGGCGACCCCCACGTAGGCACCGCCTATATCGCGTTGTTCAATATGTGTTTCGCCCGCGCGCATGGCGGCCAGTTTTTGCTTCGCATTGAAGACACTGACCAGACGCGCAGTACGCCGGAGTCTGAGCAGGCGATCCTCGATTCCCTGCGCTGGCTGGGGCTGGACTGGGATGAGGGCCCTGATGTCGGCGGTGAACTCGGGCCTTACCGCCAGAGTGAGCGTATGGACATCTATGGCCAGTATGCTCAGCAACTGGTTGACGAGGGCAAGGCATTTCTGTGCTATCGCACAGCAGCAGAACTGAATGAATTGCGCGAGGCCAAGCGAGCGGCAGGCGACAGCAATGCTCTGAAGCCCTCTGAGTTGCTACTGCCGGAAGAGGAAGTCGCACGGCGCAAGGACGCCGGGGAGCCCTATGTGATCCGGATGATCGTGCCGGAGGATGCGGGCACTTGTGCAGTAGACGATATGTTGCGCGGTACCATCGAGCTGGAATGGGGTATGGTGGATGCACAGATCCTGCTCAAGTCCGACGGCATGCCGACCTACCACCTCGCCAACGTGGTGGACGACCATTTGATGGGTATTACCCATGTGTTGCGCGGGGAAGAGTGGATTAACTCGGCGCCGAAGCACAAGCTGCTATACGAATATTTTGGTTGGGATATGCCCAGGCTTTGTCATCTGCCGCTGTTGCGTAACCCGGACAAATCCAAGCTTTCCAAGCGCAAGAATCCCACCAGCATCCTGTACTACCAGCGCATGGGCTTTTTGCCTGAAGCACTGCTCAATTACCTGGGACGCATGGGCTGGTCCATGCCGGACGAGAGCGAAAAGTTCTCTCTGCAGCAGATGCAGGACAACTTTGACGTCCAGCGTGTCTCTCTGGGCGGCCCGATCTTTGATGTCGAAAAGCTGTCGTGGCTCAATGGCATGTGGATCCGCGAAGACCTCGACCAGACCCAACTGGCACAGCGCCTGGTGGAGTGGGCCTTCAACGAAGAGAACCTCATGAAAGTGCTGCCCCACGCACAGAAGCGGATGGAAACCCTGAGTGACTTCGCTCCGCTGGCATCTTTCCTTGTGTCGGGCACACTGCCTATTGACGAAGAGAGTTTTGCCGCCATCAAAGGTGAGCGTGAAGACGTTGTCAAAGGCCTGCAGTTTGCCCTGTGGAAAATGGAGGCTTTGCAGCAGTGGAATCGCGATAGCATCTGGAATGAACTGAAGGGGGTCGCCGATGCCCTGGACGTCAAAGTGAAGGATTTTCTCGCGCCGATGTTTGTCGCCATTTCCGGCACCAGTGCATCGTTTTCCGTGGTAGATTCCATGGAACTGCTTGGCGCGGATATGAGTCGGGCGCGCCTGCGTCACGCGATAGCGGTGCTGGGGGGTGTGTCCAAGAAGGGCATGAAACGCCTGGAGAAAGAGTACCAAAGCTTATAG
- a CDS encoding glutathione S-transferase family protein: MKLIGVPLSPFVRKVAVILAVKGIEDFEIEVVLPGMQPPDFTDISPLNKIPVLVDDDLTIPDSSVIGEYLNEKYPEPAMLPANIEDRARARFLEEYADTKLIEVLSIPFIERFIGPRLRQSEPDEERILHAEEELIPPVLDWVESRVPEEGFLFGDLAIADVALMTHTINAALGEYHIDAARWPKYAAYLERVKGHPAVAKALAREAEAMKAMMG; this comes from the coding sequence ATGAAATTGATTGGTGTCCCACTGTCCCCCTTTGTACGCAAAGTTGCCGTCATCCTGGCGGTTAAAGGGATAGAAGACTTTGAGATCGAGGTAGTGCTGCCGGGCATGCAGCCCCCAGACTTTACCGATATCAGCCCGCTGAACAAGATTCCTGTTCTCGTAGACGACGATCTTACGATTCCCGACAGCAGTGTGATCGGCGAATATCTGAACGAGAAATATCCTGAGCCCGCGATGTTGCCAGCCAATATCGAGGACCGCGCCCGGGCGCGTTTTCTTGAGGAGTACGCCGATACCAAACTGATCGAAGTGCTTTCCATTCCTTTTATCGAACGCTTTATTGGGCCGCGTCTGCGCCAGAGCGAGCCCGATGAGGAGCGTATTCTTCATGCGGAGGAGGAGTTGATCCCGCCCGTGCTGGACTGGGTCGAGAGCAGGGTGCCAGAAGAGGGTTTTCTTTTCGGAGACCTGGCAATTGCGGACGTCGCTCTCATGACCCACACGATCAACGCGGCGTTGGGTGAGTACCATATCGATGCAGCGCGCTGGCCAAAGTATGCGGCCTATCTCGAGCGTGTGAAGGGCCATCCTGCTGTCGCCAAAGCACTGGCCAGGGAAGCTGAGGCAATGAAAGCCATGATGGGGTAG
- a CDS encoding MAPEG family protein produces the protein MSLDVSLLYTAVLGLLHVPLTGFVALYRIQHQILLFDGGDKVMGQRMRAQANYAENVPIALILLLALDAVGAPALWLHALGATLVVSRIVHYITISTNPANTLPRVIGMAGTLGVILAAASWLLYFYLT, from the coding sequence ATGTCACTCGATGTTTCCCTGTTGTATACAGCCGTGCTGGGTCTATTGCACGTGCCCCTGACCGGTTTCGTTGCGCTGTATCGAATACAGCATCAAATTTTACTCTTCGATGGCGGGGACAAGGTGATGGGCCAGCGCATGCGTGCGCAGGCCAATTACGCTGAAAACGTGCCGATAGCGCTCATTCTGCTGCTGGCCTTGGATGCTGTGGGCGCGCCTGCCTTGTGGTTGCACGCGCTCGGCGCCACCTTGGTGGTGTCGCGCATCGTGCACTACATTACTATCTCGACGAACCCCGCCAATACATTGCCGCGAGTTATCGGTATGGCGGGCACGCTTGGTGTGATACTCGCTGCCGCGAGCTGGTTACTGTATTTCTACCTGACCTGA
- a CDS encoding glutathione S-transferase N-terminal domain-containing protein yields the protein MLATSMVSTFVRAANGIQSTPAAEKPAAMLQLYDIENCPYCRLVREVLTELDLDVLVLPCPKGGERFRPELVERGGKAQFPYLIDPNTDVELYESLDIIAYLFKTYGGGERPLKWKLGGLQTFGSMLASAPRLNRGMRARTGDVPEQLLELYSFESSPYARLVREQLCAMEIPYVLRNCGRTLASEWLPPPVRSALKKTPESELENRRHLLHREGKLSIPYLYDPNTDQGMFESGDILTYLQDTYGS from the coding sequence ATGCTGGCCACATCCATGGTGTCGACGTTTGTGCGAGCCGCCAACGGTATTCAGAGCACGCCTGCGGCCGAGAAGCCTGCGGCCATGCTGCAACTCTACGATATCGAAAACTGCCCCTATTGCCGCCTGGTGCGCGAGGTGCTGACCGAACTCGACCTGGATGTGCTGGTACTGCCGTGCCCCAAGGGCGGCGAGCGTTTTCGGCCGGAGCTGGTGGAGCGGGGTGGCAAGGCGCAGTTTCCCTACCTCATCGACCCCAACACGGATGTTGAACTCTACGAGTCTCTGGATATTATCGCCTACCTGTTTAAAACCTACGGCGGGGGTGAGCGGCCGCTGAAGTGGAAGCTGGGCGGATTACAAACCTTCGGCTCTATGCTGGCCAGTGCGCCGAGATTGAACCGCGGCATGCGGGCCAGAACCGGTGACGTGCCAGAACAATTGCTCGAACTCTACAGTTTTGAATCCAGCCCTTATGCCAGGCTGGTGCGAGAGCAGTTGTGTGCGATGGAAATTCCCTACGTTTTGCGCAACTGCGGCCGGACCCTTGCCAGCGAGTGGTTGCCGCCACCGGTACGCAGCGCCTTGAAGAAGACGCCCGAGAGCGAGCTGGAGAATCGCAGGCACCTATTGCACCGAGAGGGCAAGCTCTCCATTCCCTATCTGTACGACCCGAATACTGATCAGGGTATGTTTGAATCAGGCGACATCCTGACTTACCTGCAAGATACCTACGGCAGCTGA